Proteins from a genomic interval of Schistocerca piceifrons isolate TAMUIC-IGC-003096 chromosome 3, iqSchPice1.1, whole genome shotgun sequence:
- the LOC124789183 gene encoding piggyBac transposable element-derived protein 4-like, with the protein MGNVAIKRAIYRNRCKVLLSKLYFNFPEKPDTAVKLYYLESIVACLRNTFQKAKSESTAQSIDRSMVKFKGRSALKQYLPMKPVKHGIKIWMRSDSVTGYIYDFNIYCGKDANNLDGTLAVGTCMANRKNVPKSTKKLTRGECEFLCNLSGMLWFKWQDTIEVILVSNCHSNDVCTVNRKAKDGSKLVVECLVALKTYNEYMGGVDLADQLSTLYDLDRKSEK; encoded by the exons ATGGGAAATGTTGCTATAAAAAGAGCAATTTACAGAAATAGGTGCAAAGTGTTACTTTCTAAACTGTACTTCAATTTCCCTGAGAAACCAGAcacagctgttaagctttactACCTAGAGTCAATAGTCGCTTGTCTGAGAAACACTTTTCAGAAAGCGAAGTCGGAAAGTACAGCACAAAGCATTGACAGGTCTATGGTAAAGTTCAAAGGAAGGTCAGCCTTGAAACAATACCTTCCTATGAAGCCAGTGAAGCATGGGATAAAGATATGGATGAGGAGTGATTCTGTAACAGGCTACATATATGACTTCAACATATATTGTGGAAAGGATGCAAATAATTTGGATGGCACATTGG CTGTTGGTACATGTATGGCTAACAGGAAAAATGTGCCAAAGTCAACAAAGAAACTTACTCGGGGGGAATGTGAGTTTCTTTGCAATTTGTCTGGTATGTTGTGGTTTAAATGGCAGGACACTATAGAAGTAATTTTGGTCAGTAACTGTCATTCTAATGATGTATGTACAGTGAACAGAAAAGCAAAAGATGGATCTAAATTGGTTGTAGAATGTCTAGTGGCACTGAAAACTTATAACGAGTATATGGGTGGCGTGGACCTAGCTGATCAGTTGAGTACACTGTATGATTTAGACAGAAAATCTGAGAAATGA